The stretch of DNA CGTCAAAATATCCCAgtcaataacaaaaataaacctcaaTACTTCAATTGTTTCTGAACTGATACCTGAAAGTTACATGTGCATCTGAGGAGCAGCCAGGCACTCCAAAAATCACTTTTCTCATCCTATGAAATTTTTTTATGTGCAGCATTAATGAAATAGCACTGTACTCACCTTTTTCACCAAATCAAATCGCTCATTTACAATCTGCTCAGTGTATTTCCTATAAGCTGCATCTTTGGGAATGCTTTGCAGGACACCAAGGATTTTTGTGTACAGTATTCGCAGGCGCTAAAGTGATCACAAGACATGGTTAAAATACACAACTACAATTATTTAACTTCTTATCCTATTTCTTGTCCACTAAACCTATAAGCTACCATCTATACACAAAATATGGTATTCAAAGCAGAAGTGTAAGATTAACTAATAATTAAGTCTGAGCCACTGAACTCCATCTTGGGTAAAGCAGGGATTTATCAGGACTGAAAAATTACAGCTGTCACATtcatcaaaggaaaaaaaaaacaaaactataaAACAAAGACAGTTTCAATCTGAACACACTtgatgcaaaatgaaaaaaaaaccagtacaGGCCATAAAgtgctcttaaaaaaaatagaaaaaaaaaaaggcaaattcatGTCTAACCCATCAGATACCTAAAATTTACCTGAGGAAGATACAAAGAGATtataatgcagatttttttgtcaCATTTCCTCATGCTGGTGCAAAGTTCCGAGTAACAAATAGATTTAAATTAACTCTGAAACTTTTATTACTGGATTTAAATGCAGGGATAAAGGACACATGGTGGTGCATAAATTTACACCTTTGTACTGGGTCACTGTATCTTCCTGACAAGGGAGGGATATCCTATAGGAAACAAAAGGAATAGAAACTGAATACTAAAAGAAGTACTAGGAAcaaaaaacaggaaacaaaaagacTGGCACAGAATCTGAACTTCAACTAAAACATTGCCCAGTACTTTACTCTGAGCTTTAAGTCTCtgaaaaaactaaaatataCTAAGTTAACACAGAAGGTGTCTGACAAGGCTGTAGACTGAGCTAGAATAATTTCTACCAAACAGTAGTGGCTTTTTAAAGGGTTCTTTTTGACCGGATTCTTAAGTATTGGAGtcaaaagtatttctgaaatagAATTGTTGTGTAATAAGAAATTTCAAAGTGGAGGacttaaaaaatactgaagttCTTTCAGTGCTAATGCCTCCTGAATAAGCATGATGTGACAAACATACTTAGGCTCACTACTGAGCTTGAGGAGGTTAAAAGAAAGCCAAACACTGCTACGAGAACCACCTAATGCGGTTTCCAAGTACCACTCAAGTATTCcaatcccagcactgctgggcctTAAGGGCCATGGCATGGCTTTGCACCACATAGCTAGTTTCTGTCATCTAAAACTAGGCTATCCCTTTAGAATAAGTTATTGCAATACTTGGGTacacagcaaagcagcaaaacTCTTTTTGCCTGTGAAGCAGTCACTATATTTATGAAGAACTGAATTTAAACAGTTGTTTTGGCATTACTGATGAAAGAAATCAAATATTGGCTCATAAAGATACTTACACTAGAGCGTTTTTTGAAATTAACACATGCCACAAAAAGCACATCTGTAAAATAACTTATAATGACATGCATTAAACCTTTATCGCTGTGGACAATTTTAATTGTTTCATTAAGCTGGCATCAGATTAAGATACACTTCATACCTACACATTCAAACACATCACAAAAACCTTAGATCTCACTAAGAGGTTCCATTACTATAGAATGAGATGTGTGACATACCTCATGAGGGTTCTCAGCTACAGCCAATCCTACAAGCCCAGTGGTCTGCAGAGAGAGCATAAACATACTTAACACAGCTGAGCATCCATTTCCACactaattattttgttttgactCAATATACACCTACAGGGACCATTCTGTGGCCAGCCTTGCCTCCTGCCATATGCCCATTATCCAAGAGTTCCAGAGCTCCAAGAGGAAGCAGCTCACCTCACCAGAATCCAAATCATAGACTATCCTGAaatggaagggacccacaaggatcatccagtccaactcctgccctgcacagcaccatccccaggaTTCACACCGTGTgcccaagagcattgtccaaacacctCTTAACTCTGTCAGggtggtgctgtgaccactgtcctggggagcctgttccagtgcccaaacaccctctgggtgaagaaccttttcatAATattcaacctaaacctccctgaCAGAACTTCAGGCCACTCCCTTGggttctgtcactggtcacaagagagaaaagatcagtgcctgcccctcctcttcccctcatgagaaAGCTGTAATTGCAATGAGGTTTCCCCTcaacctcctcttctccaggctgaacagatcAATGACCTCAGCCGCCCTTCACAG from Poecile atricapillus isolate bPoeAtr1 chromosome Z, bPoeAtr1.hap1, whole genome shotgun sequence encodes:
- the LOC131573544 gene encoding NADH dehydrogenase [ubiquinone] 1 alpha subcomplex subunit 5-like isoform X2; amino-acid sequence: MAGGKAGHRMVPTTGLVGLAVAENPHERLRILYTKILGVLQSIPKDAAYRKYTEQIVNERFDLVKKETDVKKLEDKLNSGQIEEVIVQAENELSLARKMIQWKPWEPLVEEPPSDQWRWPI